CGGCGTTTGCTGAATGAGGGGCGGCGTGCGCAAGCGCGCACGGCCCGCCGAGGGAGCGAAGGTGGCTTTCGAAGGGGCAGGGCAGTGGCCGTTCGCCGGACGGTCCCGCAAGGGGCGGGGCGGCGCCGGCCTGCCGTCTTTCGAGGCGATCCTCGACGCCCATCCGGACGCCCTGCTCATCACCGACGCCGAGGGCGTCGTCCTCTGGCTCAACCGCCGCGCCTCCGAGCGCTTCGGGGTCGCCGCCCTCCAGGCGGTCGGCCGCGACGCGACCTTCGTCGCCGGGCCGTACGCCGCCCAAGCCGAGGGGCGCGCGGTAGCCGACCTCGCCGCCGCGGGCAGCGGGACCGTGGAGACGACCGCCTTCGCGGCCGACGGCTGCCCCTTCCCCTGCCTCGTGCGCGCCTCGCTGCTCGACGAGGACGACCCGCGCGGGCCGCGCCTCCTCGCGCTGGCCGACGACCGCGGCATGGCCCGGCTGCGCGCCGAGCTGCTGCTGAAGGTCGAGACGGCGCAGCGCGAGCGCGCCGCCCTGCGCGCGACGCTCGACGCGCTCGAGGACGTGGCGCTGGTCGTGGACGACTGCGACCGGCTGCTCCTCGCCAACGCCGCCGCGGCCCGGGTCTTCGGCGTCTCGGAGCAGGACTGGGCCGGCCGCCCGATCACCGAGCTGCCGCTGCCGTCGCTCTTCCGCGGGGCCTGGCTGACGTTCCTCGCCTCGCGCCGCCCGAACCAGGCGCAGACGGCGCGCGTCCTCGTCAACGGCGAGGCGCGGACCTTCCTCGTCCGGCTCGCCCGCGCGTCCTCGCTCGCCGGCGCGCCGCTGGCCAGCGTCCTCGTCGCCCGCGACCTGACCCGCTTCGTCGAGCCGGACCGCCGGAAGTACGACTTCCTGCGCGACGCGAGCCACGAGCTGAAAACCCCGCTGGCCTCGATCCACGGCTTCGCCGAGACGCTGGCGCTGGAGCCGGACCTCGAGCGGGAGACGCGCTGCGAGTTCGCGACGATCATCCGCGACGAGGCGGCGCGGCTGGCCGCGCTCGTGGACCGGCTGCTCGAGGTCTCGCACTTCGACTCCGGCACGATCGCCATCGAGCGGAAGCAGACCGACGTCGCCGCGCTGCTGCGCGAGACGGCGGCCGCGCTGACCGACGAAGCCCGCCGCCGCGGGGCGCCGATCGAGGTCTGCGCGCCGCCGGAGGGGGCGGTCGCGTTCGTCGATCCGCCGCTGATGCAGCGGGCGTTCCTGCAGCTCCT
The genomic region above belongs to bacterium and contains:
- a CDS encoding PAS domain-containing sensor histidine kinase, which gives rise to MAFEGAGQWPFAGRSRKGRGGAGLPSFEAILDAHPDALLITDAEGVVLWLNRRASERFGVAALQAVGRDATFVAGPYAAQAEGRAVADLAAAGSGTVETTAFAADGCPFPCLVRASLLDEDDPRGPRLLALADDRGMARLRAELLLKVETAQRERAALRATLDALEDVALVVDDCDRLLLANAAAARVFGVSEQDWAGRPITELPLPSLFRGAWLTFLASRRPNQAQTARVLVNGEARTFLVRLARASSLAGAPLASVLVARDLTRFVEPDRRKYDFLRDASHELKTPLASIHGFAETLALEPDLERETRCEFATIIRDEAARLAALVDRLLEVSHFDSGTIAIERKQTDVAALLRETAAALTDEARRRGAPIEVCAPPEGAVAFVDPPLMQRAFLQLLSNAVAHGPSPRGVRAELRPQVGRVELEIRDFGPAVPAEDLERIFDPFYRVLGSEQSGAEGGIGMGLALCRQIVERHGGKVRAELPPDAGLRIVVELPNS